In the Lepidochelys kempii isolate rLepKem1 chromosome 3, rLepKem1.hap2, whole genome shotgun sequence genome, one interval contains:
- the LOC140909598 gene encoding uncharacterized protein produces MQSSSAEVTMMESQNRKRAPAWTEWEVRDLITVWGEESVLSELRSSFRNAKTFVKISQGMKDRGHNRDLKQCCVKLKELRQAYRKTGEANGRSGSEPQTCRFYDELHAILGGSATTIPAMLFDSFNGDGGNTEAGFGDEEDSSQQASRETGFPDSQELFLTLDLEPVPPEPTQGCLLDPPGGEGTSAACFSRITGSSPSQRLVKIRRRKKHTRDEMFSELMLFSHTDRAQMNAWRQTMPECRKAQNDRAERWRAEESKWQAEERAEAERWRQRDERRQDSMLRPLEDQTNMLQRMIELQERQQDHRPPLQPLCNQPPSSPSSIASSPRRSKTRWGASGHSTPEDCPSNRRLAFNKF; encoded by the exons atgcagagctcatcagcagaggtgaccatgatggagtcccagaatcgcaaaagagctccagcatggaccgaatgggaggtacgggatctgatcactgtatggggagaggaatccgtgctatcagaactccgttccagttttcgaaatgccaaaacgtttgtcaaaatctcccagggcatgaaggacagaggccacaaCAGGGATCTGAAgcaatgctgcgtgaaacttaaggagctgaggcaagcctaccggAAAACtggagaggcaaacggccgctccgggtcagagccccaaacatgccgcttctatgatgagctgcatgccattttagggggttcagccaccactatcccagccatgttgtttgactccttcaatggagatggaggcaacacagaagcaggttttggggacgaggaagatagctcacagcaagcaagcagagaaaccggttttcctgacagccaggaactgtttctcaccctggacctggagccagtaccccccgaacccacccaaggctgcctcctggacccgccaggtggagaagggacctctg ctgcatgtttttcaaggatcacaggatcttctccttcccagaggctagtgaagattagaaggcgaaaaaaacacactcgtgatgaaatgttctctgagctcatgctgttctcccacactgacagagcacagatgaatgcgtggaggcagacaatgccagagtgcaggaaagcacaaaatgaccgggcagagaggtggcgggctgaagagagtaagtggcaggctgaagaaagggctgaagctgaaaggtggcggcagcgtgatgagaggaggcaggattcaatgctgaggccactggaggatcaaaccaatatgctccagcgtatgattgagctgcaggaaaggcagcaggaccacagaccgccactacagcccctgtgtaaccaaccgccctcctccccaagttccatagcctcctcacccagacgctcaaaaacgcggtggggggcctccggccactccaccccagaggattgcccaagcaacagaaggctggcattcaataagttttaa